The Scleropages formosus chromosome 20, fSclFor1.1, whole genome shotgun sequence genomic interval gcgggaacagatcgaaattctaagtacggattctaccgaataCATATCGCTATCGTACctttgaaaaatcgtaagtcgaaccatcgtaagtagacgagcatttgtacattttctttcttttgtggaAACTATTGGCAGtaacatttccatttgtgtTAGCTGAAGTTTTGTCAAAAGTGAAGTAAAAGTCAAGctgttacagtaatttacccgtTCAGAGCTGGGTGGTTTTTGctagagcaatttacaataagtatcttgctcaagggccctACAGCTACCTGTCAACCCTAATAAGTGTATTAATAggtgtattattaataatttaaaggcTTAACTTTAATCTTTGCTGTGTTTATGATTAAATAACTAGCTGTTGTTATCATCGTGACACTGCTTGTCCAAGGCAGGTGTGTGGCGAcccgtaaataaataaaccgcCTATCTGAATTGTTCTCCAGTGCTCTTTTCAGCAGTGGCTGGTCTGACACTAAGAAGCAGGTGTACAACATCCCTGGTGTCTCCTCGGAGATAATGAGGCTGATTATCGAGTACGCCTACACGTGCTCGGTGCCTGTAACAGAGGACAATGTGGAGTGCCTCCTGGTAGCCGCTGACCAGTTCAACGTCATGGGCATCGTGCGGGCCTGCTGCAGCTTCCTGGAGAACAAGCTCTGCGTGGAGAACTGCATCGGCATCTACAGGTTTGCCGACTTCTACTGCTGTTGGGAGCTGCGGCAACGCGCCTGCCTCTTCATCTTGCAGCACTTTGAGGAAGTTGTGCGCACTTCTGAGGAGTTCCTGGACCTGGACGTGCTGCAGTTTTGCGACATCATAGAGAAGGACAACCTCAACATCATGCAGGAAAACGTGGTATTTGAGGCCATCCTTCAGTGGATCGCTCACACACCCGCCACCCGCAAACACCACATCTCTCTGCTGCTGCCCAAGGTGACCGCAGTTCAATAGTGTCACTGTCAGTGACCTTTGAACACCTTTGTAGGATAGTGTTCAGAAACATCCTTCGAGTTATTAAATAATCCCTCTTTTTTCGACGGTGGTACTAAAGTGTACagctaaatacatttaaaattagaGATAACTTTGCAAAGTAAACAGTTAACATTACAGTATACTTTTGCGGTATCAGAACATTTGATAGCAAACAACTCAAAGCTTATCACCTTCAAACATACTGGGCAACAACACAATCCATAAtataacagaaaatgaaaaaatactccTCAACCCTGTACAAAAAGCTTATGGAAAACGATCTTTTGCTCTGTCTGTCCAGGTGAGACTGGCACTGATGGACATCAACTATTTCCTCTATAATGTAAAGAATAATGAGATAGTTAAGGACAGTGAGGAATGCAAGCCCATCATTATCAACACTCTAAAGGCCATGTATGACCTTACCCTGAAAGATGCCGCCAACTTTCAAAGTCCCCTTACGCACCCACGTCTGCCCAATGCCATCCTACTGGCTATCGGGGGCTGGAGTGGAAGTAGCCCCACCAATGGCATTGAAGCCTATGATGCCCGAGCCGACTGTTGGGTCAACGTGACAGTTGAGGAGGAGAGCCCTCGAGCGTATCACGGCACTGCATACCTCAATGGCTTCATCTACTGCATCGGCGGCTTTGACAGCATGGAATACTTCAGCACCGTGCGGAAGTTCAATCCTGTGACACGCACCTGGCATCAAGCTGCTCCCATGCACTCGCGTCGATGCTACGTGAGCGTCGCCGTGCTGGACGGCTTCATCTACGCCATGGGTGGATATGACGGTTACGTACGTCTCAACACGGCAGAGCGGTACGAACCTGAAACCAACCAGTGGACCGTCATCTCGCCCATGCACCAGCAGAGGAGTGATGCCAGTGCCACCTCCTTACATGGAAGGGTAGGTCACTGCAGAGGAACATTCAACTCGTCTTCATCAGAAATTCATTTACGTTTATATGCACAACGATGCAtttggcaaatactttttctccaaagttccATACAGTACAAACATATTCAAATAGCTACCTACAGAAGTAACACACCAATAGAAATATGTGTACGTAAAAACAATAGATGCTAAAGAACTAACTTTTGAAGCTGTCAAGAGTGTGGAAAGGAAATGTATCTGAAAGATATGAGTTTTGGGACAAGGTGTGTTCAGCAAGATGCCAAACCCAAGCTGGTTTCATAGCATATACTCAGCTACATGAAGTGTGTTGTGTGCCCATGACAGCTACATGGCCAGGACCAAAGTATGAGATAGCAGGACTTTACACAAAAcaggtttattttaaatgaaatagaacaaaaacaacaaatcaaCACAAAACCTTTTTGGGCAGCAACTACACCAGCTGCTTTCCATAACACCCTTTCCAAAAGTTTCGAGCAAGATGCCTTATAATCCTTCTACATGGGCCCTTAACTGTCAGCAGCTGGCTGTCATCATTCAGTTAGAGCAAGAGTATCTCGAAGCTCCGGTCTCCTCAGCACCAGCTCTCAAGTGTAAATAAGTTGCAAGTCATTCAAGCCTCTTTATGTGACTGCTAAACAATTACATATTGGAATATTTTCACTGTCTTATTATAACTGAGTTGACTCAATCTCAACTCTCTTCAAAATTTGTGCTTTGCTGTGTAACTTGATGAAGCTGTGGATGTGATGCTTTCGGACTTACATTCTCTTAAACGAGTGTGTACGGTCAGTATGTATAAGATGAATCACTGAGAAAAGATGAAGAATTTTAATAGCTTATATTTTAATCGCTCTAAATTAGAAACCATCCTCAGTATGTCAGTAGGAAttactacaggcagtccccggattacaaacAAGTTCCGTTCCGAAgttgtctttaagtcggatttgttaCATAAGTCGGAACTGTTAGGTACGGTCCGTGTCTAaggtcagttagtcaaatgtttgtcgtagtatatagtgtacctctctatgcataaaaaatttaaaagaaacacttcctgatacactaaaatatctttaacataacaatacagtaataataatacaatgtaatgatgtgataataataacaataattaatgtAACTACGTTCCGTATTTATAAcggagacatagaaagagataataataataaaagtttctACAGCATTTATCATAGAGGCAGCGAGAGAGACATCGGGACAaagccttttacatgctccattattttcagtttgtcctttaaaattgtcccgatcgttGACCGACTGTAGACCAACACTTTTCtaatgttcgttggcatttcacctttttccgattgctttcttatttccactttagttttaGTCATTacccttttctttgatgcatcgcCATCAgctgcatcacatttacgctttggtaccatggttaggagggtaaaaacaaaaataattaaagccaaatacagtaacacatgagacactgttatCAGCAACGtagtctgactgaaaagaaggaagtctttgtcctacctcgggatCACGTGCCCCGCCCGCATGCCGACAAACAGCTCTACACGCGCAATGTTTAGATGcgtgtcgcaaagtagcacccgttaATTATTACGAACCACTGTATGTAactcagatttttattttacagggggctggttcgtaactacgagttgtatgtaagtcggatgttcgtaagtcggggactgcctgtataaaGTAAAATTGTCCCAGATGCTTACACCGTATGTAAAGATGGTCAGTTACAGAttgtttgcatgtttatttCTTCTCCAAGGTGTACATCTGTGGGGGATCAAATGGAAACGAATGCCTCTTCACTGCCGAGTGCTACAGCCCTGACACCAACCAGTGGACCCTAATTGCCCCGATGAGGAGTCGCCGTAGTGGAGTTGGGGTTATTGCATATGGAGAGCACATCTATGCAGTGAGTAACTGCTGTCACACACCTGAGATCAGCCAAACGCAAATCAGTAAACAGTCTAGGCATGCAGCATTTGGCCATATTTTTGACGCTTGACCCTTGTTCTGTCCCAGGTGGGGGGCTTTGATGGGATTGATCGCCTGCAGAATGCAGAGATTTACAACCCGGTGACTGACAGCTGGCACATCATGTCTGTGCCCATGAACAGTCCACGCAGCAACTTTGGCATAGAAGTAATGGATGGTCTCCTCTTCGTGGTGGGCGGCTTCAATGGGTTTGCCACCATCTTCAACGTGGAGTACTACAACCAGAAGACCAACAAGTGGTGTGAAGCCCACGACATGGGCATATTCCGCAGTGCCCTCAGCTGCTGCGTGGTGCCAAGCCTTCCCAACATCACTGATTACACCGCTCCTCGGCATTCGCCGCAGAGCCCACAGATGGAACTTGGGCAGTCTGTATCCAAGGACATCTTCTCTTCGTGACCCAAAGTCCTCATTTACCAGACCCCAGTTGTGCTCACACAACCCGTCACCTgagaatgaaaataaagcatCTGTTTACTGCACTGACATGGGCAGATGGAACTAGTGCTCACTTTTGTTgtggaaaattaattttccaaatGGAATTTGGATGATTGTCTAACCCTCATTCATTTGGGATTTTCTTAAGGTTATCTTGGGTAAATTGTACTGGGATTGGATAAGTAAATTGCCAACAGTCGCTTGattataaatgcaataaatcagAGGATAAAATGCCTAATGGATGGTACCTCCACCACAGAACGCTAGAATATTTAGTTCCTATGAACTGCTCATGTTTGGACTCTGCAAGGAAACCCAAAGCAGCCCAGAttgaacatacaaactccacaaagaacCTATGGTATTCAGTATAAAAGttatattataatgtttttgtttaaattttatgaACTGCACTGGATCAGAgtaacatttacgtttacatttattcatttagcagatgcttttctccaaagcgacatacatctcatagaaaatacaatgtattcattacattagcaggaagagacgcttagatgcagacgtgtttctaaagtacagttagcttgtttctttccaccacatgaaccaatgttcatcagacgagtagctgcataaaactatccgAATACCAACAAGCTTCATTAGTAACATTACAGCAAAGACATTACGAAATTGAAATATAATTCATATAAACAGAGCAAAGGCTGAAGGTCAAAATGTTACTATCTATGATCACGTAGCACTAATGTCTAATAAGCTCCAGAAGGGTGCCCAGACATTACAGAATTCCATGGAATTCATGAATATAAGTTTGTTCAAATTATGATCCCCTATAGTTTTGACATCTCTTGCAAATCTTTACCAAAAATATTGCACTTAACATAATACCAGAATAAAGCTTATTTTTTATAGATGACAATGATaacaccaaaatattttacaagatttgttagaaaaaatatttgtaggttggttggttgattgattgattgattgattgattgattgattataCTTAACTACTAATTGCAAATAATTGTTCATTACAGACTGATGGTGGTTCAGAGTCTCCTCCATAAGCAAAATGTGTGGGAGGTGAGGTGCTCTGGATGAATTTTGTCAACTTGGTTTATGGATGTTTATGAAGGATCACTCTGCAAAGTACAGAAACGCTGCAGTGTTAGAGGGGCTGCTGGGCGCCCGACTTCAATTGCGATATTAGCTCTACATTAATTAATGGCTGTGATTGACTGACTGTCAGTGTGGTGGGAGGTAGGAAGTCGTTCCCGCATGTTGCCTTAACATTATACAGAATTAAGATTCTGTACACAGTTAAATGAAAGTACTATTCGCTGAAATTCTCTCAAATGTTTCCTCAAGTGGTTATTCCAAGTTCGCTTTCTTGTTGTTCTGAATGACAGCTCTGAACCGGTAACCGTGAATGGGAGCAGTGTTGTTGGGGGTCTCTACAGGGAGTGACGTTTTACTGTCTGTTGTGTCTTTGTCAAAATGTGAGAGACAggtatggaaataaaataactgaacaacaagtaaaaatgctgttgtactgaataatacgCCTGTTGTATGAGAAATGGGTATATATTTCCATCAGTCACAGTATAGCAGTTTTTCGTTGAATGGGACCCTGTTATATGAGGGTTTGGTGTATTTGAACTGTTGTCATTGGTGCTTCAGaacattgaaaagaaaaaattgaatGAAAGCACATTGACTTCTCAACTAATGAacacacaaattttcaaatGTCTTAAGTTTTAACTACAATGTCTTCACGATCAAGGAATGTGATTCCTGTCCACCCACCAAGTCTCACCAGGcttgtgtaatttatttcagctatacaaaagcaaataaatcaagaaatATCTGTACTATTAAGCTTTTAATGATCATGACTTCAGCAGTAAAAGGCTGGTAAGTTGAGGAGACAATGTAACTTGAAACTTGAGTACATTTTTGACCGGATGTTTTTTCACTTAAGTACATTTTTGGATGACtgcttttactgcagcagttgttGTCACTAAAGTAACAGAACATGAGCTATTATTGAtaatgagtgaataaataaatcagggaCAAGGGGTGTATGGAAGGATACACcttggactggatgccagttcattgcagggaaTTGAAATTGATAAAAATATTAGCCTGAAATTactattagtatttttttattttaaattcataatAGAAATATCCAAGACTCAAACAGAACCTAGCCCATAAAAAAGTGCAATTGAATTATTAAGATTGCACTGATTGTGAGTGCTTAATGAtgtgcctttggagaaaaaaggtactgaagtaatgtaaatgtcatcttTTAGTTTTTTGTAAACAGTTTCACACAGGTGTGTGGTCCTGACTGGGTTTGTGAGGAGCTAGTGTACTTTTACTAGAGTGTTGCTCTTCATCACTGTAGCCACCTCTGGTCAATATTCATTTAGTAGGTCCTATCACACCACAACCAGGAACAGCCGACAGAATTTGACTTATCAATTAAGAGACACGTCTTGTCCTGCTGAAGTGTCTCTTCAGTGTCTGCTACTAATGATACAAAAGTCAGTCCTCGACAATtctcaaaacattttacaaacatcTGGAAGTGTTCAAGTTTCTCAGAGCGAAGGTGGTTTTGGAgatgcaaaaaataattaaaaaagaatatgtTATCACCGCAAACTCTATTAATGTTAAATCAGAACCGTTAACTAATTCACCCCACAAacgtgcaatttttttttatgttctgggcacatttatgtttcattgttatctCCATTtttgttgccatagcaacagcaTGCCTCTATTAACTGGTGTTATTGGAATCACCAACACTCACAAGCCCAAAATGCGAGCTGTAAACAACATGGAAGCAAGTTGAATGAGGTATTCCTGCAATGCTATTCTGTACAACTACCCTTCACTGTCATCTTTCAGCTCAATGTTGAACGCAGGCAACACATGTTTGCTTCACCTACAAGCAGAGATTTTGAGACCAAGACGGGgatttttatagaaaaattcaaaatgtgaagGAAATCATTTTCTTCAATACAacgtatttgttcatttagctcatgcttttttccagtgatttgtaatgttaaggtacctacagttatttacccatttatacagcgtggtttttttttttactggaacaatttagggcaagtacctcacttaagggtactacagctagaggtgagatgtaatcctgcaacctttgggttcaagaACACCAgcttctaaccactgcgctaccagctgtcccaatatTATATCGAAGTACTAATTTGTGAAAAGTGGAGACCGTTCTGCACTGGAATAACCTTAGTGCACACAACTGGCCCCAAGACCAGCTGCAAATGGGAAACCTTAAGGTACCgtaagagtaaataaaataggattctaaacatttatttctacCAAATGCTCATGTCACCTATTAAATATCAGTACTATTGCttgctttgatgaaaaggtTTGCTTGCTTACTAACTGTCCAGCGAGACATTTTAACAGTAAACCGAAACTTTTCCTGCAATCCGTGTTTTTCAGAGagaaatgtgtaatttatggaaatttatggaaataatttatGATAATCTTTAATACATGAATACACTTCAGAGATtaattttgtcatgttttattgAATTCGCTCTGGAGTTGTTAATAACACTGTTAAGTCCGATCACCTAATTTTTGGGTTACCTCTCTTTTGCTAGCTgagaatgtaaaatataaacttaccctatttaaaaactgaaatgcataaACCCCATTGCAACTCCGCACTGAACAAGAGGTTactaataatggatggattgataTATACAGCATAAAGTATACTCAGTtgaaacattaattaaaacatgaaGATGTTTTTTTCAGGTGTACCTTTATCATAAGTTTACTGTTGCCAGGGCAACGTTCATGGAAAAGTGGGAAACTTGAAATGCTAATAGTCCTGTCAGTCTGTCACGTAcacaacaaataataaacatCTCAGGCATCACACTGAGTGATAttgagaaaaagacaaaaaaatcctgATACAAccaactgaaatggaaaaaatgttccCATCAGCAAAAGTCCAGAGATGTAACATAGAGCAAGAGATGAGTGCCATGACTGTTTTCCATGAGCTGCGACTGGAGGGGAAGCTCTGTGATGCCATCATTAAGGTCAATGGTGTGGAATTCAATGTCCACAGGATTATCCTCTGTGGCTGCAGCTTCTACTTTTGGTGAGCTATTGTGGACTGCACAATGATCTACGAATGC includes:
- the LOC108933001 gene encoding kelch-like protein 10 encodes the protein MGALALLSPVLQTFLLPLNKFGQLTTASAVNISKGSAMTTFNELLLEGKLCDAIIKVNDVEFNVHRIILCGCSFYFCALFSSGWSDTKKQVYNIPGVSSEIMRLIIEYAYTCSVPVTEDNVECLLVAADQFNVMGIVRACCSFLENKLCVENCIGIYRFADFYCCWELRQRACLFILQHFEEVVRTSEEFLDLDVLQFCDIIEKDNLNIMQENVVFEAILQWIAHTPATRKHHISLLLPKVRLALMDINYFLYNVKNNEIVKDSEECKPIIINTLKAMYDLTLKDAANFQSPLTHPRLPNAILLAIGGWSGSSPTNGIEAYDARADCWVNVTVEEESPRAYHGTAYLNGFIYCIGGFDSMEYFSTVRKFNPVTRTWHQAAPMHSRRCYVSVAVLDGFIYAMGGYDGYVRLNTAERYEPETNQWTVISPMHQQRSDASATSLHGRVYICGGSNGNECLFTAECYSPDTNQWTLIAPMRSRRSGVGVIAYGEHIYAVGGFDGIDRLQNAEIYNPVTDSWHIMSVPMNSPRSNFGIEVMDGLLFVVGGFNGFATIFNVEYYNQKTNKWCEAHDMGIFRSALSCCVVPSLPNITDYTAPRHSPQSPQMELGQSVSKDIFSS